GATCAGGTTTTTAACGCTGACGAAACCGgtcttttttggaaaaaaatgccGAGAAGAACATATGTGGCCAAATCGCAAAAAAGTGCTGGGGGTTTTAAAGTTGAAAAAGATCGAGtcacatttttattgtgcAGTAACGCTTCTGGAGATCGGATGTTAAAGCCCCTGCTTATCAATCGTGCATTAAAGCCTCGAGCAATGAAAGGTGTCGATTTTGATACATTGCCGGTTAATTGGATGGCCAATAAAAAAGCATGGGTGACGACTACAGTTTTCACAGAATggttcattaaatatttcgtgcCAGAaactagaaaatatttgaatgaaaAGGGCTTAGAATTTAAAGTTCTTCTGTTGGTAGACAATGCACCCGGGCATCCTCAGTTGGAACACGAAAATGTACAAGTTTTGTTCCTGCCACCAAATACCACATCCCTAATCCAACCACTGGACCAAGGAATTATCGCAACATTCAAAACTTATTATATCAAACGAACATTCCAGTACATTTTGGACACTTTGGATAGGGATAAAACTCTAACAGTAATTGATGCCtggaaaaagttttctatCAAAGATTGCGTTACACATGCTGCTTTAGCATTGTCAGATTTACGACCATCAACCTTAAACGGATGTTGGAGAGCAATTTGGCCAGAAtgtgtaaaaagtaaaaatcctgtggagaaaaatacaaacgaATATCCCAATATAATTGCTTTAGCACACGCAGTTGGTGGGGAGGGTTTTGATGACTTGGTATCTGATGACATTGATGAACTGATGATTGATAAAGTTCTTAGCGAAGacgaaatattacattttgccTCACAGAATGCTGATGTTATAGAAAGCAGTGATAGTGAAGAACCTGTAAAATtaactgaaaatttaattcaagaaGGGCTTCaacttgcaaataaattagGACACCATTTCGTCAAAAATGATCCCAATGTCGAAAGAGCTGCACAATTCCAACGTGAGCTGAATTCTTGTATGGCTCGTTACAAGGAATTATACAAAGAGGTAGCAAGAATTGGCGAACAACGGCTCATAACAGagttcatttttcaaaatgtagATGCCGAACGAGCAAGAGAAAGTCCAGTTCAAAATTATTCCAGCGATGATAGTGAATGTATACGCGTTCGAAGCAAGCGAATGCGAATAACTGATGACGacagcaattaaatttatgttgttgtatttatgattatcacttattctattttattttattttttaccttaaaaattgaataaccTATTCTTTTCGTTCACAACATAGTTTTTTAGTTCCTGAACTTGccatacatttaatttatattacttttaagaTTAGAGtgcatatcttttttatcattaattactaTGCTTGTGAAAataagcattatatatttgatttaataaaataaacatgaattcttgttcttaaaaattcttgttttcCACTAATTTTAATAGGTTTTAGAGATTAGGAACAAATCACCCATTTTTGTATAAGATCAATGTCTTTTTACACGGTTTTTTACACGGCTTCTTCTGGAACCAATCTACCGTGTAAAAACAGACTTaggtgtattatattttttataaatgttagaaATTCTACGTCAACTATACATTCAGTTGTGAGCGagaatgcttttttaaattatcagtcGTTAAATTCAAGTGAGTAAATtatgtttgtataataatgttattccttcatgtaaatagaaattttttgaatatttctatttatatgaaGGAATATTGctatttgtgtaaaatgttagcaaattattgttaattcttaaatttcacAATATCATGAGGAAGAATTCAAGGAAATAAACTTACtacatttaaaagttaatgaTATGTTAGATAGAATCaacattatcaataaaaatacggAAGCAAACACCGAAATCCTCgtaaataatgatagattGGAAGTTTCgaaaatacatttctttctGATGACCGAAGAATCGTTAATTGAAGTGGAAGATTGGATTAATGTATCAATACAGTGCTGGGATTTACTTGCACATTTTGGTCCGATTCTGTGGCTCACGCCTTTTGCCCCCCCACTTCTCGCTCGCGCGTTAGCAACGAGTCGCTTGGTACGCGTAACTAAAAAGCGTGACGCTATGTCTCAGGAGCGTCCGTAAGAATgcctaaatataataagataatatttttctgaaaacaccgtgaaaattctcaaaattaaaattttgtctttaatgttttatattttattaatataaaatattattatattttttcttttaaattattacatcaatataataaattatttaatccgtttatataatttacatatttttatgatcctttatttaaagttttctcttaacccgttttacaataataattataatataggacAATTgcaatatagttataaaataattataattttgagacaATAGATTTCCACATCAcc
Above is a genomic segment from Cataglyphis hispanica isolate Lineage 1 unplaced genomic scaffold, ULB_Chis1_1.0 scaffold153_size2767, whole genome shotgun sequence containing:
- the LOC126858643 gene encoding tigger transposable element-derived protein 1-like encodes the protein MPRRTYVAKSQKSAGGFKVEKDRVTFLLCSNASGDRMLKPLLINRALKPRAMKGVDFDTLPVNWMANKKAWVTTTVFTEWFIKYFVPETRKYLNEKGLEFKVLLLVDNAPGHPQLEHENVQVLFLPPNTTSLIQPLDQGIIATFKTYYIKRTFQYILDTLDRDKTLTVIDAWKKFSIKDCVTHAALALSDLRPSTLNGCWRAIWPECVKSKNPVEKNTNEYPNIIALAHAVGGEGFDDLVSDDIDELMIDKVLSEDEILHFASQNADVIESSDSEEPVKLTENLIQEGLQLANKLGHHFVKNDPNVERAAQFQRELNSCMARYKELYKEVARIGEQRLITEFIFQNVDAERARESPVQNYSSDDSECIRVRSKRMRITDDDSN